The region CGCACAAAAGTTACTGAATTCGTCGCCTTGATTCATATTCTCGATGACCATTTTGTCATTCCTTGAGTTTTCTTGTGTCTGATTTTTAAATGGATTAGAACGTTTGATTAGCTCGCTTCTTTCTGATTGATTACCATCTAACTTATCATATAGTCTGatgttaatattatttttactttCGGTGAATAAAGACGCGCAGGTTAAACTAATAGCTTTTTGCTTTAACGAACTTAATGGTGTGTGTTGCTTCGCATTGATATTTTTCTTATGAACTAATTTTACTTCAATAACTTTAAGGGCATCGCGTCCCAACAATACCGGCAAAGGCAGCATGTTATCATCTACGATGTTTAATAAAACGATATATTTCTTTGTGCAAAATTCAATATGGCCCTTAAATTTTCCCCATATGGGAATTGGTTGTCCTCCTAGTCCATAGTATTTCCTAACTTCATTATAGGCTTCAACTATAGCCGACTTCGGTATCAAAGACTTATGAATAAAACTTACAGGGCTACCTGTATCAAATAGACTAAAAATACTGACGCCTCTTTGTTCACCAAACGGAAGTCATAAAGTGATTAACTGGACAGCCGCTAAATCgtcgttgtttttttctccTGGTCGCTCCTCATCTTGAACTGCAGCTACCCTAGTGGCCATCTTTCGTTTCGGGCACTGCGAATATAGGTGGCTGGTACTCCAGGAGCTCTTCTGACCTTATCATAGGTGACCATCTTGTCACGCAACTCGTTGAGTGTGCTGCAGTATAGCATGGATGCTGTCATGCCCGTCTTGTCCTGCAGTCCCTCTACGATGAATTTGACCACAACGCTCGTGGCCTTGTCTGCCTGCGACGCTATGCTGCACATGGCGACGAAATATTGCAATGCGCTTTcattatttgcaattttccgTGCCTCCAGTCGCTTTCCAATGTCCCACGCTGTCACTGTCTGCTCAAAGACGTTGAGCAATTCTGCTCGCATCAATTGCCAAGTCAAAGGCGCCACATGGTCGATGTACGCCTTCGCCGATCCGCCTAGCAGCTGCTTTGCTAATATCCAGCATTTTGACTCGGATACACCATGGAAATTCATAATGTCCTCAAAGTTACTTATCCAACTGGTTACAGCCTGGTCGTCATCTCCAGAAAATGGACGTATCAACGCCTCAATGTGTGTCAAGTCGATGCAATCTCTCGGCGTTTCCAACTCCATAGCCTCTTTCTCCGTTTTCAATATGCTTAATTTGAGATCAGCTAAGCGCTTGCGAGAAACGTACAATTGTTCCAACTGCTGCAAACGGCGCGATTCTTCTTCGTATTCATCTGATCGCATGGTCAATTTCGAACAAGCGTTGTCTTGTCGCGGCATGAATGCTTCTCGAGCCTTCTGCACATTTTCACCATATTCTTCTGGCGCCGCTTTTACTGCGTGTTGTGCACTACGGTTGTCTCTATCTATCTCGCGCTCAACCGGGACTGCAAAAATGTCTGCCTGCATAGTCTCGTCTGCGCTTGGCGCCGTATttccgttctctttcgtagtgatcagacgtgtttttgttttgcgctccgcatttttccttttgtttcgaataaacagccggagttttcctaactaaattctaaatatactttctaaccagacaacaatctggaaacctattcatttacgcgagtgcatgccttttgatttgtgttaaaatattatttaactttttatttttcgtcgtcggcttgtgttgtgttgtgttgttgcagtgagtgagtattgcattgcagtccgctctcgtctggtagcttttgttgtcttatcactctctcgctatcacctcaacctcaataactgttctttctctctcgctctttcaactttctgagcaatagcgctctctgcctagtagctctcgctataaccgctctccactctgctctctttttttttcttaccaattccgctttgagcgttgtctggcacattggtctgataccaatttgttttggaaatttttaatttttttgattttaatttttctttgcaaattttcttaagaaaatatttgaataataaaaataaaatggaattcgctgtggtctgcgccaaaaaaacctgcaagaagcagatcactcacgatcagccgaatgtcccctgctggctctgcgacagcgtagtccacgcaaaatgcgcgggattttctggcctcgtgagcgatgccatagccaaacgtaatggcttgcattacagttgcgaggcctcagccgtgcgccgccgaaaaattgactccgaccactccaagtgtgcagcagttgatctcgtttgccactccaaaggcaacgaaagctgctggcgatgcagattcggtagccgaattcatcgcctcggagaatgtgcagccaagtacgtctgctgcgtccgagtccgtggtgtccgcaagttcactagttgtcccgtctatcccgatcccaccagtaaatagacgttccggacctccggatattgacaccacaggtactagacctgcggtgactaaaccactggtgggagtcccaccaaaacgacaagtttttgtttcacggctggcccctgacctcacttctaatgatgtaactgctttcattcaaagaaaaataaaagccgtgggtttaaaggtggagaaatttaacttctcttatgccagggagatagcgtcgtttaagataagcatctccccaactcaatttgacaccatttgctccaccaaattttggccggagcatttggtggtgaaggagtttaaggctaagaagaataataggccccccatatcgctttccagcgtgccaccctcaacctcaacttcctcttcctcaacttcccgtcttgctccaacctttccaaaaaactaacttctcttttagtaacctatcagaatgtaagaggcttgcgtagtaagctcagcattcttttccgggatagtgttgcatttgcttcccacgttattgtgtttactgaaacctggttaaagccggacattcttagttccgaggttttggcaggtcggtacacaacttttagaaaggaccgttcgtctcgacgtgcaggaggggttctaattgcagtggactcttacttcacgtcagaacacttcacagtccaagctcaacaggaactggaattcctgtgtgtaaaactgattcttcccgctttcgctatattcattacttgctcgtatatcccaccttcttcggatatttcaatttatgagcagcacttgtccgctttaaccgctgttgcttcctcgctatctgataaagatcgtatgatagttctcggtgacttcaacttgccaggaactgtttggtcttcggtaaacgagtctagtatcctagtgcccatgtcacgacatgactttgttgacggcttgcttgacctgtctcaagtcaatcatgtgaaaaattccttgagtcgattgcttgatctatgctttgtatcggatccgaccatagtgttgttaacccgagcccttccgctcactatacctgaagacgcctaccaccctactttcgaggtgtcgctagacataggaccaactgtattggatcggtcgagtagactacctgaacgtgtccgctgctttcgtaaagccgagtttgcgaagcttaataacctaattagggattttgattggtccgctttgtacttgtgcactgatgtcacaaaagccacaaacattttttacaatgctcttggcacattttttgattcttgtgtcccgctttcttgtccgattagatctggaaaacccccttggtttaccaaagagttatccagtctaaaaaacttaaaatcaagactttataaaaaatttcaagaagtgggttctcctacttctcactctcgttatgtaatagctcggtcaaacttttcagttcttaatgctcaatgctataagaactacctatctcgttgcaggatacgtttttctcaggaccctaaacagttttactgcttcgtaaacagtaagcgtagaacgtccgcacacccatcctcgctatcattttgtaatacgtcggcaaataatgatcaggcaattgccgatctttttgcccagtttttccaaactacctattctgaggaacgctactctggtcaaccgtacccatacggattaccgaggtcgaacggcattttcagtcccttgttaaatgagtattccctacttcaagatcttcgactagttaagccggtgttttcaccgggtccagacggggttccaggttgtgtactcaggtactgcgccgaggctctgtgtggaccattgcttaaactattcaccatgtccattgattcatcttgcttccccccaatctggaaggaatcgtttataattcctctccataaaaaaggtagtaagtctgatgtaaaaaattatagaggtatagcaaagttatccgctattcccaaattgtttgagaaggttttaactccgcacttgcaacatctctgcaagtcacttatatctccaactcagcatggatttataaggcggcgatcaaccaccacgaacttgttagagtttacctctttcattattaaaggctttcaaggtaacttacagacggatgttatttacaccgactttagtaaagcattcgactctgtaaaccattcccttttagcacataaacttgaccttttagggtttccgcccaacctcctgagatggatt is a window of Drosophila pseudoobscura strain MV-25-SWS-2005 chromosome 3, UCI_Dpse_MV25, whole genome shotgun sequence DNA encoding:
- the LOC117183662 gene encoding uncharacterized protein, whose amino-acid sequence is MNYADIRAKTKSELSDILRRQNVYFDQDANIHQLRTAVKKIMEDTHELGNTAPSADETMQADIFAVPVEREIDRDNRSAQHAVKAAPEEYGENVQKAREAFMPRQDNACSKLTMRSDEYEEESRRLQQLEQLYVSRKRLADLKLSILKTEKEAMELETPRDCIDLTHIEALIRPFSGDDDQAVTSWISNFEDIMNFHGVSESKCWILAKQLLGGSAKAYIDHVAPLTWQLMRAELLNVFEQTVTAWDIGKRLEARKIANNESALQYFVAMCSIASQADKATSVVVKFIVEGLQDKTGMTASMLYCSTLNELRDKMVTYDKVRRAPGVPATYIRSARNERWPLG